A single Salmo trutta chromosome 14, fSalTru1.1, whole genome shotgun sequence DNA region contains:
- the LOC115207756 gene encoding major facilitator superfamily domain-containing protein 4A, with translation MMLVDDRVWALFKGHWEHTLTYWSVFFSFGLCIAFLGPTILDLRCQTQSTLQEITWVFFAQQLFLMLGSALGGLFKKTLRCSLSALFVSSLVISVVFAIIPLCHHVLMLAVAMAISGTAMGVIDTIANLQLVKLYQKDSAIFLQVLHFFIGLGALVSPLVADPFLSEGSCVLGGNMTANSSTDLHHLRSSLAGKGTTPLHNVSHHYHLHTEGIITTNVSYAFWIMALINLPVPVAVYVLMYRERLFPCSNHSPRLLDKEKNSQKNQQDHNIQGHGGLFGCCNYADVKDRPASYFLLYILGGAVLFITDGIIGSYTGFIYTYAVSPPLSLPHKTAGCLTSVFWASVTVGRLASIYLSYRYTQQRLISVSLVGMMAVQCLLLILYSSPVFLFMGTCVLGLFISSVFPCMVALTEDMVNYKGCATTVLVTSAGTGEMVLQLLTGQLIHSKGSYSFMLVGMISSCIGFTVFLGLLYIQHLHRSSLAATSKEIAMTEKPSSE, from the exons ATGATGTTAGTAGATGATCGTGTCTGGGCTCTGTTCAAGGGCCACTGGGAGCACACACTGACTTACTGGAGCGTGTTCTTCAGTTTCGGGCTGTGTATCGCGTTCCTGGGGCCGACCATCCTGGACCTGAGGTGTCAGACTCAGTCCACTCTGCAGGAGATCACCTGGGTCTTCTTCGCCCAACAGTTATTCCTCATGCTGGGGAGCGCCCTGGGAGGACTCTTCAAGAAGAC GCTCCGCTGCTCCCTCTCAGCTCTCTTCGTCTCCAGTCTTGTCATCTCCGTGGTGTTTGCCATCATCCCACTTTGCCACCATGTGCTGATGCTGGCTGTTGCCATGGCGATATCTGGCACGGCAATGGGGGTGATTGACACCATCGCCAACCTGCAGCTGGTGAAGCTCTACCAGAAAGACTCAGCCATTTTCCTACAG GTCCTGCATTTCTTCATAGGGCTGGGAGCGTTGGTCAGTCCCCTGGTAGCAGACCCATTCCTGTCGGAGGGGAGTTGTGTTCTGGGGGGGAACATGACAGCCAACTCCTCCACTGACCTCCATCACCTCCGCAGCTCCCTGGCAGGTAAAGGGACAACCCCTCTGCACAACGTATCCCACCACTACCACCTCCACACAGAGGGCATCATCACCACCAATGTGTCCTACGCATTCTGGATCATGGCTCTTATCAAT CTGCCTGTACCAGTAGCAGTGTATGTGTTGATGTACCGTGAGAGGCTGTTTCCCTGCTCGAACCACAGCCCACGTCTACTGGACAAGGAGAAAAACTCACAGAAGAACCAACAGGACCACAATATCCAGG GTCACGGGGGTTTGTTTGGCTGCTGTAACTATGCTGATGTGAAGGATCGCCCTGCCTCCTATTTCCTCCTCTACATTCTGGGCGGAGCCGTGCTCTTCATCACTGACGGCATAATA GGTTCTTACACAGGATTCATTTACACCTACGCAgtgtctcctcccctctctctgcctcacaaGACGGCAGGCTGTCTGACCAGTGTGTTCTGGGCATCCGTCACCGTGGGCAGACTGGCGTCTATATATCTGTCATACAGATACACACAACAACGACTAATCTCGGTCAGCCTG GTGGGGATGATGGCGGTGCAGTGTCTGCTGTTGATCCTGTACTCCAGCCCTGTGTTCCTCTTCATGGGGACATGTGTGTTAGGCCTTTTCATCAGCAGTGTGTTCCCCTGCATGGTGGCCCTCACAGAAGACATGGTCAACTATAAAG GGTGTGCCACTACGGTCCTGGTGACCAGTGCTGGTACAGGAGAGATGGTGCTGCAGCTTCTCACGGGACAG TTGATCCACAGTAAAGGCAGTTATAGTTTCATGTTGGTTGGTATGATATCATCCTGCATCGGATTCACAGTATTCCTGGGCCTACTCTATATCCAGCATCTACACAGGAGCTCCCTAGcag